One part of the Leptolyngbya sp. FACHB-261 genome encodes these proteins:
- a CDS encoding nuclear transport factor 2 family protein — MKKTLSSQSTRKDFLNLGAVAGFSFLLGSQDLLGQKALAQTSSSDHPNVATIKRYYAAYGRGDLATVRQIFAPNIVWHIPGHHPLAGSKRGPNEVFAFFEQLDKANFKADLIYLGGNDNYVIDCHRGYGAMGEAKLDIPFCLLFRMQGGRIVEATNFVGDQHAADAFFWSVYPLKPIPGRLAHAEAQAFG; from the coding sequence ATGAAGAAAACTCTATCCAGCCAATCCACTCGAAAAGACTTTTTGAATTTAGGAGCGGTTGCGGGCTTCTCATTTCTTTTAGGCAGCCAAGATTTACTAGGGCAAAAAGCTTTAGCCCAGACCAGTTCCTCAGATCACCCCAATGTTGCCACTATCAAGCGTTACTATGCAGCCTACGGCAGGGGTGACTTGGCAACCGTGCGTCAAATTTTCGCACCTAACATTGTTTGGCACATACCAGGACATCATCCACTAGCTGGTTCCAAGCGAGGACCCAACGAAGTATTCGCCTTCTTTGAGCAACTGGATAAAGCCAATTTCAAGGCCGACCTCATCTATCTGGGTGGCAATGACAATTATGTGATTGATTGCCATCGGGGCTATGGCGCTATGGGCGAGGCTAAGCTCGACATCCCCTTTTGCCTACTGTTTCGCATGCAGGGTGGTCGCATTGTTGAGGCGACCAACTTCGTGGGCGACCAACACGCCGCTGACGCTTTTTTCTGGTCTGTTTACCCATTAAAGCCGATTCCTGGGCGCTTAGCACATGCGGAGGCTCAAGCTTTTGGCTGA
- a CDS encoding sensor histidine kinase: MMLHLDTLRQVSLLAALPQEQLHWLAEQGTELWLQPGEVLRAEGEPAEHVFLLLSGQFQIIQTIEQQEILLTTHSTPTLFGELPILMGMSHFWASGRAVTPCHILELENEVFWRLLMTAPTVTVAILRTMAKRWQEVQSLSLQREKLVALGTLAAGLAHELNNPASAGQRAARQLQETLETLHPLTLRLGQRPMLPAQQAFLADSQQTLLHPTQARVELDPLTQSDLEDKLTDWLEARGVVAGWQLAPNLVRAGLDVVWLERLKEQVAPELLSDVLTWLEATLAQAELLAEVQHSTERISKLVQAVKDYSYLDQAPLQEVDLHEGLESTLTILKHKLKGVLVTRDYDRSLPPIRAYASELNQVWTNLIDNAIDAVNDPRKDTHTDQTSAKNINTNANTSQEEQGQISIRTCCENDCAVITITDNGPGVPPNLQSRIFDLFFTTKGVGSGTGLGLNIAYRVVVEKHQGDIRLSSRPGETCFEVRLPIDSSQRL, encoded by the coding sequence ATGATGCTCCACCTCGATACGTTACGTCAGGTGTCACTGCTTGCTGCTCTCCCACAGGAGCAACTGCATTGGCTGGCCGAACAGGGAACTGAGCTTTGGTTGCAACCTGGCGAAGTTTTGCGAGCAGAAGGTGAGCCTGCTGAACACGTCTTTTTGCTGCTTTCAGGACAGTTTCAAATTATACAAACGATTGAGCAACAAGAAATTCTTCTAACTACGCACTCCACGCCCACGCTCTTTGGGGAACTGCCGATTTTAATGGGCATGTCTCATTTTTGGGCCAGTGGGCGTGCTGTTACCCCCTGCCACATTCTCGAATTAGAAAACGAGGTTTTTTGGCGTTTGCTGATGACTGCCCCGACTGTCACGGTTGCCATTCTACGCACGATGGCGAAGCGTTGGCAGGAGGTGCAATCTTTGTCTCTACAACGTGAAAAACTGGTTGCTCTTGGCACTCTAGCCGCGGGTCTCGCTCACGAGCTGAATAACCCTGCTTCAGCCGGTCAACGAGCTGCTAGACAGTTGCAGGAGACCTTAGAAACATTGCACCCCCTTACGCTCAGATTAGGTCAACGGCCAATGCTGCCTGCCCAGCAGGCTTTCTTAGCAGACTCACAGCAGACCTTGCTCCATCCAACCCAAGCGCGAGTGGAGCTTGACCCTCTAACCCAGAGCGATCTAGAAGATAAACTGACAGACTGGCTAGAGGCACGCGGAGTTGTTGCGGGTTGGCAACTGGCCCCGAATTTAGTCCGAGCTGGATTGGATGTAGTTTGGCTGGAGAGGCTCAAAGAACAGGTTGCCCCCGAATTGCTAAGCGACGTGTTGACCTGGCTAGAGGCAACTTTAGCCCAAGCCGAGTTATTAGCTGAGGTTCAGCACAGCACTGAGCGCATTTCTAAGCTCGTGCAAGCCGTCAAGGACTACTCCTATTTAGACCAAGCCCCCTTGCAAGAAGTGGACTTGCATGAAGGGCTGGAGAGTACACTCACGATCTTGAAGCACAAGTTGAAAGGTGTGTTAGTTACCCGTGATTATGACCGCAGTTTACCGCCCATTCGAGCTTATGCAAGTGAACTAAATCAGGTGTGGACCAATCTCATCGACAACGCTATTGATGCGGTCAATGACCCTAGAAAAGATACACACACAGATCAGACAAGCGCCAAAAATATCAATACAAACGCGAACACAAGCCAAGAAGAACAGGGACAAATTTCGATTCGAACTTGCTGCGAGAACGACTGTGCAGTCATAACCATCACCGATAACGGCCCAGGCGTTCCACCAAACTTGCAATCGCGTATCTTTGACCTATTCTTCACGACTAAGGGCGTTGGCAGTGGTACGGGATTGGGCCTCAATATTGCCTATCGGGTTGTGGTGGAAAAGCACCAGGGAGATATTCGCCTTAGCTCACGGCCAGGAGAAACCTGCTTTGAAGTGCGTCTCCCGATAGACAGCTCCCAAAGGCTCTGA
- a CDS encoding glutamine synthetase family protein — MVSDVLEALGKANTRFIRVLWCDNANIIRAKAIHIGALSRHPDGVSISVAQQALPALYDAVVSGSGLGPVGEVQLVPDWETLMPLPYAPSHARVFGDMVKDQRPWSLCPRHFLKRMIAEAEQQGGFQVMAAFENEFYLLKSNSDGPLPADETVFASTLAMDLHQPVIDDITEALLAQGMQVEQYYPESGPGQQEISILYSHALQAADQQIAFRETVRAVALRHNLRASFLPKIFADKAGSGCHLHLSLWRNGQNLLPSPGSVGGLSAVARAFIAGILQHLPALMALTTPSPNSYRRIRPHFWSGAFCCWGLDNREAAVRVPGGPGGSGSTHFELKTADATANPYLALGAVIAAGLDGIRRNLNPGEPVTVDPGHLSPEQRQAQQIAPLPTNLGEAIEHLRQDEVLQGALEPGLAQAYLAVRQAEWQALKGLELPEEVKLLLERY; from the coding sequence ATGGTCAGCGACGTCCTGGAAGCTTTGGGTAAGGCCAATACGCGGTTTATCCGGGTGCTTTGGTGCGACAACGCCAATATTATTCGCGCTAAGGCAATTCACATCGGCGCTTTGTCACGTCATCCAGACGGAGTCAGTATTTCAGTCGCTCAGCAAGCGCTGCCTGCTCTTTACGATGCAGTGGTATCAGGCAGTGGCTTGGGACCAGTCGGTGAGGTGCAGCTGGTGCCCGACTGGGAGACCCTTATGCCCTTGCCTTACGCCCCTAGCCATGCTCGTGTCTTTGGTGACATGGTCAAGGATCAGCGGCCCTGGTCGCTGTGCCCCCGCCACTTTCTCAAACGCATGATAGCTGAGGCAGAGCAGCAGGGCGGCTTTCAGGTGATGGCGGCGTTTGAGAACGAGTTTTATCTGCTGAAATCCAATTCAGACGGGCCGCTGCCAGCTGACGAGACAGTGTTTGCTTCCACATTGGCAATGGACCTGCATCAGCCAGTGATTGACGACATTACTGAAGCTCTCCTGGCACAGGGTATGCAGGTGGAGCAGTATTATCCGGAGTCTGGACCGGGTCAGCAGGAGATTTCAATCCTCTACAGCCACGCCCTGCAAGCTGCCGACCAGCAGATAGCTTTCCGCGAGACAGTACGGGCGGTTGCGCTGCGCCATAACCTCAGAGCTTCGTTTTTACCTAAGATCTTTGCCGACAAAGCCGGGAGTGGTTGTCACTTGCATCTGAGTTTGTGGCGGAACGGGCAGAACTTGTTGCCGAGCCCAGGCAGTGTAGGCGGTTTATCGGCAGTTGCGCGGGCCTTTATCGCAGGTATTTTGCAGCACTTGCCAGCCCTGATGGCCCTGACAACGCCCAGCCCAAATTCCTATCGCCGCATTCGACCGCATTTCTGGAGCGGCGCTTTTTGTTGCTGGGGCTTAGACAATCGGGAGGCAGCAGTGCGGGTTCCCGGTGGTCCAGGCGGTTCTGGCTCGACCCACTTTGAACTCAAAACCGCAGATGCTACTGCTAATCCATACCTGGCCTTGGGAGCAGTAATCGCAGCAGGCTTAGATGGCATTCGTCGCAACTTAAACCCTGGTGAGCCAGTCACCGTTGATCCAGGCCATCTATCGCCAGAACAGCGTCAGGCCCAGCAGATTGCTCCTCTACCAACCAATTTGGGAGAAGCCATTGAGCATCTGCGCCAGGACGAAGTGTTGCAGGGTGCCCTGGAGCCCGGCTTGGCTCAAGCTTATCTAGCGGTGCGTCAAGCGGAGTGGCAAGCTCTCAAAGGACTGGAACTTCCTGAAGAGGTCAAGCTGCTACTAGAGCGCTACTAA
- a CDS encoding DMT family transporter, translated as MVQPGKKTSRKTEGKKRPKLLLSIQQPLTQAYLKLAVMTLIWGGSFIAGRAVVQTIGPFSAAFCRYAIATLLLLFLTIKLEGGLPRLKRQQLLPVIALGLSGIFAYNAFFFLGLQTVEASRASLIVTTNPTVIALSAALVFRDKLTRSKWAGILTALLGAALVITRGNPQALLAQGISSGDLFLLGCVASWTVYTLVGKRLMVTLSPFAATTYACLVGTPLFLIPAIQEGLLQEWQTFSLSVWLGILYLAVLGTVVAFCWYYEGLKAIGPTKAAIFINLVPVVAVTLAALLLNEPLTPVLLLGGLLVLIGVSLTNRS; from the coding sequence ATGGTCCAACCTGGCAAAAAAACTAGCAGAAAAACCGAAGGCAAAAAACGACCAAAATTGCTCCTTTCTATCCAACAACCACTCACGCAGGCTTACCTCAAACTAGCCGTAATGACGCTCATTTGGGGAGGATCTTTTATTGCGGGACGGGCGGTCGTTCAAACGATTGGTCCCTTCTCAGCTGCCTTTTGTCGATACGCAATTGCCACGCTGCTTTTACTGTTTCTTACGATTAAGTTGGAGGGGGGATTGCCCCGACTGAAACGGCAACAGCTTTTGCCGGTAATAGCGCTGGGTTTGAGCGGTATTTTTGCTTACAATGCTTTCTTTTTCTTAGGACTGCAAACGGTTGAGGCCAGCAGGGCTTCTCTGATTGTCACAACCAACCCAACCGTGATTGCCCTCAGTGCCGCTCTGGTTTTCAGGGATAAGTTGACTCGTTCTAAGTGGGCAGGTATCCTCACCGCCCTGCTTGGCGCTGCCCTTGTGATTACCCGAGGCAATCCTCAAGCCCTTTTAGCGCAAGGGATTAGTTCTGGGGATCTGTTTCTGCTGGGATGTGTTGCCAGTTGGACAGTTTACACCCTAGTTGGTAAGCGATTGATGGTGACTTTATCACCGTTTGCCGCTACGACCTATGCCTGTTTAGTGGGTACGCCGCTTTTTCTAATTCCTGCGATTCAAGAAGGGCTTTTGCAGGAGTGGCAGACGTTTTCGCTTTCGGTTTGGCTTGGCATTCTTTACCTTGCTGTTCTGGGAACCGTGGTTGCTTTCTGCTGGTACTACGAAGGTTTGAAAGCAATTGGTCCCACGAAAGCTGCAATTTTTATCAATCTTGTGCCCGTAGTTGCTGTGACTTTGGCCGCGCTCCTGCTAAATGAACCTTTAACCCCAGTGTTGCTTTTGGGTGGGCTATTAGTTCTGATCGGTGTTTCACTGACCAATCGCTCTTAA
- a CDS encoding M28 family peptidase has translation MTGNSLSHSNELGELDDLKARLQAHLQEVVRERDPYLATAGHFYVQQYIRQQFERWGAVEVHEFEVRGKRHQNLILNLPSSSGQTAAQKPPILIGAHYDAVPGSPGADDNATGVAALLELARLLSAEPTKHPLRLVAFDLEEYGLLGSQGYADFLREQQQSLRLMLSLEMLGYCTTAPGSQRYPTGLQYFYPNCGNFIALVGNLPTLPDLIGLSRRIRQVGVPCQWLPAGQKGQLVPATRASDHAPFWDRGYRALMVTDTAYLRNPHYHKASDRLETLDLDFLTGVCRGLAQGIRYL, from the coding sequence ATGACCGGGAACAGCTTAAGCCATTCAAACGAGCTGGGCGAACTGGACGACCTCAAAGCGCGGTTGCAAGCTCATTTGCAAGAAGTGGTACGCGAACGCGATCCCTACCTGGCAACTGCCGGTCATTTCTACGTGCAGCAGTATATTCGCCAGCAATTTGAGCGATGGGGAGCGGTAGAGGTTCATGAGTTTGAAGTTCGCGGCAAGCGCCACCAAAATCTAATTCTGAATCTGCCTTCCTCGTCTGGACAAACTGCAGCTCAAAAACCGCCAATTCTGATTGGTGCTCATTACGATGCTGTGCCCGGCTCACCGGGTGCCGATGACAATGCGACAGGCGTTGCAGCCCTGCTAGAACTGGCTCGTTTGCTGAGTGCTGAGCCAACCAAACATCCGCTGCGTCTGGTTGCTTTCGACCTGGAAGAATATGGCCTGTTGGGTAGCCAAGGCTATGCCGATTTCCTCCGAGAACAGCAGCAATCATTGCGCTTGATGCTGTCTTTGGAAATGTTGGGCTACTGCACTACGGCCCCTGGATCGCAGCGCTATCCAACGGGGTTGCAGTATTTTTATCCCAACTGTGGCAACTTTATTGCACTAGTTGGCAATTTGCCCACTCTACCTGATCTCATTGGTCTCAGCCGTCGAATTCGCCAGGTTGGCGTGCCTTGCCAATGGTTGCCTGCAGGTCAAAAAGGACAGCTTGTGCCGGCAACCCGTGCCAGCGATCACGCGCCTTTTTGGGATCGAGGCTATCGAGCGTTGATGGTCACGGATACGGCTTATCTGCGCAATCCCCACTACCATAAAGCGAGTGACCGCCTGGAAACACTTGACTTGGATTTTTTAACCGGGGTTTGTCGAGGTTTGGCTCAAGGAATTCGCTACTTATGA
- a CDS encoding AraC family transcriptional regulator encodes MSLAPEKKQHTIKVWSFQDVLLELYRYAPGPAESLPKHSHAEYQFCLSLDFPGEYYYRGTYYAVPVSSLSIIHPGEVHSARDVEDRQNCATFRTLYASVALLETIAAEIAGHQTSLPFFANPIILDRSLARLFLDFHLAVETSTSKLEQESLLLHVLTQLTTQYADAKASERSVGREQNCVRQAREYLEDNLAQNVSLEQLAQVVNLSPYHLHRVFCSEIGLPPHQYQTQVRIARAKRLLSQGLSIRQVSIETGFADQSHFTRHFKRLMQVTPGRYRSQNGKSE; translated from the coding sequence GTGTCGCTAGCACCAGAGAAAAAACAACACACGATCAAAGTGTGGTCCTTCCAGGATGTTCTGCTGGAGCTATACCGCTACGCGCCAGGTCCAGCAGAGTCGCTACCCAAGCACTCTCATGCGGAGTATCAGTTTTGCCTCAGCCTTGATTTCCCAGGTGAATACTACTACCGCGGCACTTATTATGCAGTGCCAGTAAGTAGCCTCAGCATCATTCACCCAGGAGAAGTACATTCCGCCCGTGATGTTGAAGATCGGCAAAATTGTGCCACATTTCGTACGTTGTATGCGAGTGTTGCTTTACTAGAAACGATTGCGGCAGAAATTGCCGGACATCAAACAAGTCTGCCTTTTTTCGCAAACCCAATCATTCTTGACCGATCACTTGCCAGGCTTTTTCTAGACTTTCATCTAGCGGTTGAGACTTCTACTTCTAAGCTAGAGCAGGAATCTCTGCTTCTGCACGTACTCACGCAGTTAACTACGCAATATGCAGATGCGAAAGCCTCAGAAAGAAGTGTGGGACGAGAGCAGAATTGCGTACGACAAGCTCGTGAATATCTAGAAGATAACCTGGCCCAAAATGTCAGTCTTGAGCAATTAGCTCAGGTAGTTAACCTCAGCCCTTATCATTTGCATCGTGTGTTTTGTAGCGAGATAGGGCTACCTCCCCATCAATATCAAACTCAGGTTCGCATTGCCCGTGCCAAGAGGTTGCTTTCTCAGGGATTGTCGATTCGTCAGGTCTCAATTGAAACGGGATTCGCAGATCAAAGCCACTTCACGCGGCATTTCAAGCGACTGATGCAGGTGACGCCAGGGCGCTACCGTTCTCAGAACGGCAAGTCAGAATAG
- the moaA gene encoding GTP 3',8-cyclase MoaA gives MNPVDYLRVSLIDRCNFRCTYCMPEGQDLEFVQRQDLLTDAELLTLLRDVFIPLGFTKFRLTGGEPLIRPGVVDLIQQIAHLPGLSDLSMTTNAYLLADLAPGLYEAGLRRINISLDSLDPEVFRQITGRNHWQRVWQGILAAHAAGFNPLKLNVVVIPGVNDTEVLDLAALTLERDWHVRFIEFMPIGNAELFEHKGWVDSETLRQRIRERWGLIESAVRGNGPADIFQIPGAQGTLGFISQMSECFCDRCNRMRLSADGWLRPCLLNETGQLDLRQALRKEQDLTEVRSAVAELLRLKPEINFKARDRGTDTNYSRTMVQIGG, from the coding sequence ATGAATCCAGTCGACTATCTTCGTGTCAGCCTGATTGACCGCTGCAACTTCCGCTGCACCTACTGCATGCCAGAGGGTCAGGACCTGGAGTTCGTTCAGCGCCAGGATCTGCTCACCGATGCAGAGCTATTAACCCTGTTACGGGACGTGTTTATACCCCTAGGGTTTACCAAGTTTCGGCTAACAGGGGGCGAACCCCTAATTCGTCCAGGGGTTGTCGATCTGATTCAACAAATCGCGCATCTGCCGGGTTTAAGCGATTTGTCGATGACTACCAATGCTTATCTGCTCGCAGACTTGGCTCCTGGTCTATATGAAGCTGGTTTACGCCGGATCAACATTAGCCTCGACTCTCTAGACCCTGAAGTTTTTCGTCAGATCACCGGACGCAATCACTGGCAGCGCGTCTGGCAAGGCATTTTGGCCGCCCATGCAGCTGGGTTCAATCCGCTCAAGCTCAACGTGGTCGTGATTCCTGGTGTCAATGACACTGAGGTCCTCGACCTAGCCGCCTTGACCCTGGAGCGTGATTGGCATGTGCGCTTTATTGAGTTCATGCCCATTGGCAATGCCGAGTTGTTTGAGCACAAAGGCTGGGTTGACTCAGAAACCTTGCGGCAACGTATCCGGGAACGCTGGGGTTTGATCGAGTCAGCGGTGCGAGGTAATGGGCCAGCTGATATTTTCCAGATTCCAGGTGCTCAAGGCACCCTAGGCTTTATCAGTCAGATGTCCGAGTGTTTTTGCGACCGCTGCAACCGCATGCGGCTATCTGCAGACGGCTGGCTGCGCCCTTGTTTGCTCAACGAAACAGGCCAACTTGACCTGCGGCAGGCTCTGCGTAAGGAGCAAGATCTAACGGAAGTTCGCTCCGCCGTTGCCGAACTGCTACGGCTTAAGCCCGAGATTAATTTCAAAGCCCGCGACCGGGGTACAGATACCAACTACAGCCGCACAATGGTGCAGATCGGCGGCTAG
- a CDS encoding S-layer homology domain-containing protein, producing the protein MVRSSWRYLLAFGLLVMASALPAQAQTQPEPAPVMREGQPTAAPVEPAQPLQATQIRRSQAPLPLATVYQTPISQFEPPFTDVPTGHWAYEAVTRLFYSGILRGQSGPSGPARS; encoded by the coding sequence ATGGTCCGTTCTTCCTGGCGATATTTACTGGCATTTGGGCTGCTGGTCATGGCCTCTGCGCTGCCAGCGCAGGCCCAGACCCAACCCGAACCGGCTCCAGTTATGCGTGAAGGACAACCGACAGCAGCACCCGTTGAGCCAGCCCAGCCTCTCCAGGCCACGCAGATTCGCCGTAGCCAAGCCCCATTACCACTGGCAACGGTTTACCAAACTCCGATTTCGCAATTTGAGCCGCCCTTTACTGACGTGCCCACTGGTCACTGGGCTTATGAGGCCGTCACACGCCTGTTCTACAGCGGCATTCTGCGGGGTCAATCGGGTCCGAGCGGACCTGCTCGTTCATGA
- a CDS encoding SDR family NAD(P)-dependent oxidoreductase, whose translation MSNTNDNDQQATNSSRKPSQRLSRRRILLTSGLGIAGLATGIVAETVQANTQKPVTPEVGRANPNGKFAGKVVLITGATSGIGEATARAFAKEGASVHFCGRREALGEQIARSIRETGGKATYQRADVRVENDVKAFVDNCVQRYGRLDIAFNNAGIFMTPAELQDIPLDNFLDIIRTNTVGEFLSMKYEIPYMRRQGGGAIINMASVSGHAGFPRMTHYAASKHGIVGMTKIAAIENADHNIRVNSISPLAVDTPQLRESVSFFRSNYEEAVKTMVTKRIMTTEEMARAVMFLASDEATSMTGMDLDVTGGHLAR comes from the coding sequence ATGAGCAACACCAACGACAACGACCAACAGGCTACAAACAGCAGTCGAAAGCCCAGCCAAAGACTTTCTCGTCGTCGAATTCTATTGACCAGTGGTTTAGGAATAGCTGGACTTGCCACAGGAATCGTGGCCGAGACCGTACAAGCAAACACCCAAAAGCCTGTCACTCCTGAGGTGGGCAGAGCGAATCCCAATGGTAAGTTTGCTGGCAAAGTTGTACTGATTACCGGCGCAACCTCAGGGATTGGTGAAGCGACTGCCCGAGCTTTTGCCAAAGAAGGAGCTAGCGTTCACTTTTGCGGTCGTCGGGAGGCGCTGGGAGAACAGATCGCTCGCAGTATTCGAGAAACAGGCGGCAAAGCCACTTACCAGCGAGCTGATGTTCGGGTTGAAAACGATGTCAAAGCCTTCGTGGATAATTGCGTTCAGCGATACGGACGGCTCGATATTGCTTTCAACAATGCAGGCATTTTTATGACCCCTGCCGAACTGCAAGATATCCCACTCGATAATTTTTTGGACATTATAAGAACTAACACGGTCGGCGAATTTCTCTCAATGAAATATGAAATCCCATACATGCGTCGTCAAGGAGGCGGTGCCATTATCAACATGGCTTCCGTCTCTGGCCATGCTGGTTTTCCCAGAATGACTCACTATGCTGCCAGCAAGCACGGCATTGTGGGCATGACTAAGATTGCAGCAATCGAGAATGCAGATCACAATATCCGCGTCAATTCAATTTCACCTCTGGCGGTTGATACGCCACAGTTACGGGAGTCTGTTTCTTTCTTCAGAAGCAATTACGAAGAGGCAGTCAAGACAATGGTAACGAAGCGAATTATGACAACGGAAGAAATGGCACGGGCTGTGATGTTTCTCGCCTCCGATGAAGCCACCTCTATGACAGGCATGGATCTAGATGTGACGGGTGGCCACCTCGCTCGCTAA
- a CDS encoding aldo/keto reductase: MRYKLLGKSGLRISEICLGTMTFGEEVDWGASREESRKIFDAFIEAGGNFIDTANEIYTGGSSEKYLGEFIAADRERVVLATKYTDSPPTKDPNRAGNHRKSMVQSVERSLKRLNTDYIDLLWLHAWDFTTPVEEVMRAFDDLVRAGKVLYIGVSDAPAWIISQANMLAQLRGWTSFIGLQIEYNLIERTSERELLPMARALGLGVTAWSPLASGLLTGKYNQNASTQNASTGSSSESKRLEQAQFTELSERNLGIAAAVQQVAQEIGKSPAQVALNWVRQKKIIPIIGGRKLSQVKDNLACLDFELADAHLKSLDEASQIQLGFPHDFLARTRGATFGGMFEAIDNHHL, translated from the coding sequence ATGCGTTACAAACTATTGGGCAAAAGCGGCTTACGCATTTCTGAAATCTGCCTGGGTACTATGACCTTTGGCGAAGAAGTTGACTGGGGAGCATCCCGCGAAGAAAGTCGAAAAATCTTCGATGCCTTTATAGAAGCGGGAGGCAATTTCATTGATACAGCTAATGAGATTTACACGGGCGGTAGCAGCGAGAAATATCTGGGCGAATTCATTGCTGCGGATCGAGAGCGCGTGGTACTCGCTACCAAATACACCGATAGCCCACCTACAAAAGATCCCAATCGCGCTGGCAACCATCGCAAGAGCATGGTGCAATCGGTCGAGCGTAGCCTGAAGCGATTGAACACCGACTATATTGATTTGCTGTGGCTACATGCGTGGGATTTCACCACCCCTGTAGAAGAAGTCATGCGAGCCTTTGACGATTTGGTCCGTGCTGGCAAGGTTTTATATATCGGTGTCTCAGATGCACCGGCTTGGATCATTTCGCAGGCCAATATGCTGGCACAATTGCGAGGCTGGACATCGTTCATTGGCTTACAAATTGAGTACAACTTGATTGAAAGAACCTCAGAGCGAGAATTGCTGCCAATGGCCCGTGCGCTCGGCCTCGGTGTCACTGCTTGGTCACCTTTAGCCAGTGGCCTGCTAACCGGTAAGTACAACCAGAATGCATCAACACAGAATGCATCAACAGGTAGTTCCTCAGAATCAAAGCGATTGGAGCAAGCTCAGTTCACTGAGCTAAGCGAAAGAAACTTGGGTATTGCCGCCGCTGTACAACAAGTAGCGCAAGAGATTGGCAAAAGCCCTGCTCAAGTAGCCCTCAATTGGGTGAGGCAAAAAAAGATCATTCCAATCATTGGTGGCCGAAAGTTGTCGCAAGTCAAGGACAACTTAGCCTGTCTCGATTTTGAATTAGCAGACGCACATCTCAAGAGCTTAGATGAAGCGAGTCAGATTCAATTGGGCTTCCCCCACGACTTTCTTGCCAGAACCCGAGGAGCAACCTTTGGTGGAATGTTTGAGGCCATTGACAATCATCACCTCTAA
- a CDS encoding SDR family oxidoreductase, with product MALFDGKVALVTGSSSGIGRSTAVAFAREGAKVVVASRRTDEGQETVQLVQAAGSQGLFIKTDVTQEAEVKALVEQTIQTFGRLDCAFNNAGIEQTPKPLTEQSEEEFAQIMDINVKGVWLSMKYQIPRMLERGGAIVNTSSISGVVGFATIPIYSASKHAVLGLTKCIALEYAKSGIRVNAVCPGAIGGTGTLDRSFGGSQEAMATLNAMHPMGRVGTPEEVAGTVIYLCSDAAAWVTGQSITIDGGYAAG from the coding sequence ATGGCCTTATTTGATGGCAAAGTTGCACTTGTTACTGGCAGCAGTTCTGGTATTGGTCGCTCGACCGCAGTGGCCTTTGCCCGTGAGGGAGCCAAAGTGGTAGTGGCCAGCCGTCGAACCGATGAAGGGCAAGAAACAGTCCAACTGGTTCAAGCGGCAGGTAGTCAGGGGTTGTTTATCAAAACTGACGTAACCCAGGAAGCAGAAGTGAAGGCCCTAGTTGAGCAGACCATTCAAACTTTTGGCCGCCTCGATTGTGCCTTTAACAATGCAGGCATTGAACAAACACCCAAACCGCTCACTGAGCAAAGCGAAGAGGAATTCGCTCAAATCATGGATATCAATGTCAAGGGTGTCTGGTTAAGCATGAAGTATCAAATTCCTCGAATGCTTGAGCGCGGTGGCGCCATCGTCAATACATCTTCGATTAGCGGTGTTGTCGGTTTCGCCACCATTCCCATTTACAGCGCCAGCAAACATGCCGTTTTGGGATTAACCAAATGCATTGCCTTGGAGTATGCTAAATCGGGTATTCGGGTAAATGCAGTCTGCCCAGGCGCGATTGGTGGTACCGGCACTCTAGACCGCAGCTTTGGTGGTAGCCAAGAAGCGATGGCAACACTCAATGCCATGCACCCAATGGGACGAGTTGGCACGCCAGAAGAAGTGGCTGGAACGGTTATTTACCTTTGTTCTGATGCGGCTGCCTGGGTTACAGGCCAGTCAATCACAATTGATGGCGGCTATGCTGCGGGTTGA